In Caulobacter sp. X, the sequence CCGTCTGGGCGAGGCCCGCGTCTGGCGCGCCGATCCCTACGAGAGCCACGTGCCCGAACGCGCGGTGGTCCGCGCCGCCCCGCTGGACCCGCCGCCCGTGGCGGCTTGGGATCCCGACCTTCCCCGCCCGGTGCGCCTCTTAAAGCGGCCCGAGGCGATCACCGCGCTCGCCAAGGTGCCTGACGACCCGCCGGTGTCCTTCACCTGGCGAGGCCGGTCTCACCGCGTCCGCCGCGCCGAGGGGCCCGAACGCATCGCCCAGGAATGGTGGCGCGCCGGCGTCGCCGAGGGTGAGACCGGTCCCGGCAAGATCCGCGACTATTACCGCGTCGAGGACGAGGCCGGCGGGCGGTACTGGATCTTTCGGCAGGGGCTGTTCGGCGGGGAAGACGCGCCGAAGTGGTGGATCCATGGCCTGTTTGGGTAAGCGCCGACTAGTTCCTCCCCCGCAAGCGGGGGAGGAACTGATGCCCCGCCCCCCCGCCTACGCCGAGCTCCAGACCACCAGCAACTTCTCCTTCCTGCGCGGCGCCTCGCACGCGGAGGAACTAGCCATCGCCGCCGAGGCGCTGGGGTTGACCGCCGTCGGCATCGCCGATCGGAACAGCCTGGCCGGGGTCGTCCGCGCCTGGACGGCGGCCAAGTCGCGCAAGGTTCGGGTGCTGACCGGCTGCCGGCTGGACTTCATGGACGGGACGCCCAGCCTGATCTGCTACCCGACCGACCGCGAGGCCTTCGCCCGCCTGACCCGCCTGCTCACCCTGGGCCAGCGTAGGGCCGAGAAGGGCCAGTGCCACCTGAGCTGGGCGGATTTCCTGGATCATTCGGACGGTCAGATCGGCCTGATCGTCCCGCCCCGGACGCTGGACGAGGCGTTCGAGCGGGACCTGGCCCGCATGGCCGGCGATCTTTCCGGGCGGTCCTGGCTGGCCGCCAGCCGCGCCTACGCCGCCCAGGACCTGAAGCGTCTTTCGCGCCTCGACGCCCTGGGCCGGGCGGCCGGGGCGCCGATCGTGGCGACCAACGACGTGCTCTATCACGGCCCCGAGCGGCGGCCGTTGCAGGACGTCATCACGTGCGTGCGCGAGCACTGCGCGATCCACGAGGCCGGCTTTCGGCTGGAGGCCAACGCCGAACGGCATCTGAAGTCGGCGGAGGAGATGACGCGCCTGTTCGAGCGCTGGCCGCGCGCGGTCGAGCGCACGGTCGAGATCGTCGAGCGCATCGGCTTCGACCTCGGCCAGATCAAGGAGCAGTACCCCGACGAGCCGGTGCCGCCGGGCAAGTCGGCCATGCAGCACCTGACTGACCTGACCTGGCAGGGCGCGGCCTGGCGCTATCCGAACGGCGTGCCGGACAAGGTGAAGGCCCAGCTGGCGGAAGAGCTGCGGCTGATCGCCAAGATGGATTATCCCAACTACTTCATCACCGTGCACGACATCGTCGGCAAGGCGCGGGAGATGGGCATCCTGTGCCAGGGGCGCGGCTCGGCGGCCAATTCCTCGGTCTGCTACTGCCTGGGCGTGACGGCGATCGACCCGACCGAGCACCGCCTGCTGTTCACCCGCTTCATCTCCGAGAACCGCGGCGAGCCGCCGGACATCGACGTCGACTTCGAGCACGAGCGGCGCGAGGAGGTGATGCAGTACGTCTATGAGCGCTACGGCCGCGAATACGCCGCCATCTGCGGCACGGTGATCCACTACCGTCCGCGCAGCGCCATCCGCGACGTCGGCAAGGCCCTGGGCCTGACCGAGGATGTGACCAGCCTCCTGGCCGGCACGGTCTGGGGCAGCTGGGGCGACGGCCTGCCCGAAGAGCACCTGCGCAACGCCGGTCTCGACCCTCAGGCGCCCGAGATCGCCCGCGCCGTGGCCCTGGCGACCGAGCTTCTGAAGTTCCCGCGCCACCTGTCCCAACACGTCGGCGGCTTCGTCCTGACCAAGCGGCGGCTGGATGAGACCGTGCCGATCGGCAACGCGGCCATGAAGGACCGCACCTTCATCGAGTGGGACAAGGACGATATCGACAGCCTGTCCCTGATGAAGGTCGACGTGCTGGCCCTAGGCATGCTCAGCGCCATCCAACGGGCCATGGGCATGCTGCGGCAGGACCACGGCCAGGTCTGGCTGAAGGACCTGGCCGATATCCCCAAGGAGGTCCCGGGCGTCTACGACATGCTGTGCAAGGCCGACAGCGTCGGGGTGTTCCAGGTCGAGAGCCGGGCCCAGATGTCGATGCTGCCGCGCCTGAAGCCGCGCGAATTCTACGACCTGGTCATCGAGGTGGCGATCGTGCGCCCGGGGCCGATCCAGGGCGACATGGTGCATCCCTATCTGAAGCGGAAGAACGGGATCGAGCCGGTGGAATGGCCCGCGCCCTCGCCGGAGCACGGTCCGCCCGACGAGCTGAAGGGCATCCTGGGCAAGACCTTCGGCGTGCCGCTGTTCCAGGAGCAGGCCATGAGTCTGGCCATCGAGGCGGCCAAGTTCACGCCCGACGAGGCCGACGGCCTGCGCAAGGCCATGGCCACCTTCCGCAACCTCGGCACGCCCGCCGAGTACCGCGACAAGTTCGTCGAGGGCATGGTCCGGCGCGGCTACCAGCGCGACTTCGCCGAGCGCTGCTTCAAGCAGATCGAGGGCTTCGGCCACTACGGCTTTCCGGAAAGCCACGCGGCCAGCTTCGCCAAGCTGGTCTATGTCTCGGCCTGGATCAAATGGGCCTGGCCGGACGTGTTCTGCGCGGCCCTGATCAACTCCCAGCCGATGGGCTTCTACCAGCCGGCCCAGCTGGTCCGCGACGCCCGCGAGCACGGGGTCGAGGTGCTGCCGCCGGACATCCTGGCTAGCGACTGGGACTGCACGCTGGAGAAGGGGCGCGCGTACGAGGGCTTCCGGCCCCGCGCCGACAAGATCGCCGACTACAAGAACCGCCAGAACTGGAAGGCCGTGCGCCTGGGCTTCCGCCAGATCAAGGGCTTGAAGAAGGCCGACGTCGCCGTGCTGGTTCACGCCCGCGCGGAGGGCGCCCGCACGCCGGGCGAGTTCGCGCAAGGCGGCGTACCGCAGCGGGCGCTGGAGCTCTTGGCCGAGGCCGACGCCTTCGCCGGGGTGGGGATGTCGCGGCGCGAGGCGCTGTGGGCGGTCAAGGGGCTGAAGGGCGAGCACAAGGCGCCGGTCCAGGCCCCGCTGCTGGCCGGCCTGCCGCTGTTCGAGGACAAGGTCGCCCTGCCGGCCATGGCCGCGCCGCAGGACGTTGCCGAGGACTACCGCACCACCAGCCTGTCCCTGAAGGCCCACCCGATCGGCTTCTACCGGCCGATGCTGCAGCGGCGCGGGGTGATCACGGCCGAGCGTCTGACCACGCTGAAGGATGGCGCGCGGGTGTCGGTGGCGGGCCTCGTCCTGATCCGCCAGCGGCCGGGCACGGCCAAGGGCGTGGTGTTCGTGACCCTGGAGGACGAGACCGGCGTCGCCAACGCGGTGGTGTGGAAGGACCGCTTCGAGGCCGACCGCAACCTGGTGATGACCGCCTCGTTTCTGGTCGTCCACGGCCGGGTGCAGCGCGCCGAGGGCGTGATCCACGTGGTCGCCGAGGGTTTCACGGACCTGTCGGCGCATCTGTCGGCGCTCAGGGACGAGCCTGGCGCTCCGGCGCCGCGCGTGCGCCAGAAGGTGTCGGGACGGCTTCTGCGGAGCCGGGATTTCCACTGAACAAGCCGCGCGAAAAGGGATTGCCAACCGCGAGGCGTCGCCTGCAACCTTGAATGGAGGCGACGCGCGGGGCTCTCCGCAGCCGAGCCGACCGTGTGTGGGGGGAAGATGAAGTGGCTTTCGCGAGGACTCGTCGCCCTGTTGCTTCTGGCGGTGGCGCAATCGGCTGTCGCGGCGGATCGCTGGCTTGAGGCGACTACCACGCACTTCAATGTCTACGGCGCGATCGCTGAGCCGGAGCTTCGCGAGGCGGCTTCCGATCTCGAGCGGTATCATCGGCTGCTGGCCGAGGTGATGCATGTGGACGACAAGGCCGGGGCCGCGCGTCTCGACGTCTATCTGGTGGCCCAGCGCGACGACCTGAAGAAGATCGAGCCCGACCAGGATGTGCTGGGCTTCTATCGCGCCGGGCCGGGCGGTCGCGCCGCCTTCGCGACCTGGAACGCCAGCGATCGTGAACAGGCCCGCCAGGTGCTGCAGCACGAGTACGCGCACCACTTCATGGCCCAGAACTTCACCTGGCCCTATCCGCTGTGGTTCCGCGAAGGCTTCGCCGAATATTTCGGGGCGACCATCGAGAAGGGTGACGCCCTGCAACTGGGCGGGCCGGTCGCGATGCGGGTTGCCGCGCTGGAGCGGCGGCCCTGGATTTCCATGGACGCGCTGATCGACGCGCGAATGGAATCACCCGGGATCGGCATGGCCTACGCCCAGGGCTGGCTGCTGACCCACTATCTGCTGCGTGATCCCGAGCGGGCTCGGCAGCTCCAGGAGTATTTCGCGGGCCTGCGCACGGGACGGCCCGAGCCGGAGGCCTTCGTCGCCGCATTCAAGACCGACAAGGCCTCGCTGCAGCGCGCGCTGACCAGCTACGCCAAGTCCGGCATGACCATCACCATCATTCCCGTCAAACCGCTGGGCGCCGAGAACATCACGGTCACCGCCCTATCGCCCGCGTACGGGGATCTGCTGATCGACTCGCTGCGCCTGATCCGCGGCCGTCGCGGCGAGAGCGACCGGCAAGCCGCGGATATCGTCAAATCCATCGCCGACAAGGCCGCGAAATATCCGAACGATCCGTTCGCGATCCGCACGCTGGCCCACGCCCAGCAGGCGTTCGGCGATCCCGCCGTGGCGGTCGACCTCCTGAAGAGCGCCGAGGCGCTGAAGACCGATCCTTACGCCCAGTATCTACTCGGCGTCGCCTGGCTCTCGCTGGCCAAGCGCGATCCGGCGAGGCTGGCGGAAGCCTCCGGCGAGGCCCGCAAGGCGCTGGCTCGGGCGCTCAAGCTGGACCCGAATCTCTACCCGGCCCTATATCGCTATGCGCGGACCCTGCCGGAGGGTAGCGAGCCCGCCCTAGACGCCCTGGTCCAGGCGCACCTGTTGGCGCCGCAGGTCGACCCGATCCGGATCGACGCCGTCATCGCCTTGATGCGTAAGGGCGAGTTCGACAGCGCCGTCGCCCTCATCGCGCCCCTGGCCGAGTCGCCGCACGTCAACATCAACGTGGCGGTGGCCCAGGTCCTTCACGAGAAGGCGATCGCGCATCAGGGGCCTGGCGCCGAGCAGGCCCTGACCGCCGAAGCGCGCAAGCGGCTGGAGCTCCTGACGGCGGCCGCCAAGGGCTAGCATCGGGCTCCACCCCCTACCCCGGCAGCTGATACCCCTCCTCCGCCAGCCGCTTGCGGATGACCTTCTTGTCGATCTTCCCCGTCGCGCCCAGGGGGATGTCGTCGACGAACAGCACGTCGTCGGGGGTCCACCACTTGGCGATCTTGCCTTGCAGGAAGTCGAGGAACTCGAACCGCGTCGCCGTCTCGCCGGGCTTCAGCTTGATCAGCAGCACGGGGCGCTCGTCCCACTTGGGATGGGGCACCCCGACCACTGCGGCGAGGGCGGCCTTGGGGTGGCCGACGGCGATGTTCTCGATCTCGATCGTGCTGATCCACTCGCCGCCGGACTTGACCACGTCCTTGGCCCGGTCGGTGATCTGCATGAAGCCCTCGGGATCGATCGTGGCGACGTCGCCGGTGTCGAAATAGCCCTCGGCGTCCAGGATGTTCCCGCCGGCGCCCTTGAAGTACTCGCCGGCGATGATGGGTCCTCGGATCTTCAGGTGGCCGAAGGCCTTGCCGTCGTGGGGCAGGGGCTTGTCGTCGTCGTCCTTCAGGCAGATCTCGACGCCCAGCGGCGGACGGCCCTGCTTCAGTCGCCAGGGCATCTGCTCGTCATAGGGGAGCTTGGCGAGCTTGTCGGTCATCACCGACAGGGTGCCGACGGGCGAGGTCTCGGTCATGCCCCAGGCGTGGACCACCTCGACGCCGTAGTTGTCATGGAAGGCGCGGATGATGCTTTCGGGGCAGGCCGCCCCGCCGATCACCACCTTCTTCAGGGTGGTGATCTTGCCGTTGGTGCTTTCCAGGTGATGCAGCAGCATCTGCCAGACGGTCGGCACGGCGGCCGAGAAGGTCACGCCCTCGGTCTCCAGGAGTTCGTGGATCGAGGCGCCGTCCATCTTGGCGCCGGGCATCACCATCTTGGCCCCGGTCCCGGGGGCGGAGAATGACACGCCCCAGGCGTTGGCGTGGAACATCGGCACCACGGGCAGCACCACGTCCTTCTGCGACAGGCCCATCACGTCGGGCTGCAGGGTGATGAAGGTGTGCAGGAAGTTCGAGCGGTGCGAATAGAGCACCCCCTTGGGATCGCCCGTCGTGCCCGAGGTGTAGCAGAGGCCCGCGGCCGTATCCTCCGGGAAGCCGCCCCAGGCGACGTCGGCCGAGTGCTGCTCGACCAAGTCCTCGTAAGCGAGCAGGCCCTTGAAGCCGGGCGCGTCGCCGGCCGGGGCGAAGTCGGCGGGCATATGGTCGCGGTCGGTGAACACCACCACGTGTTCGACGCTGGGGATGTGGTGGAGGATCTGCTTGAGGATCGGCAGGAAGGTCAGGTCGGTGAAGATCATCCGGTCGCCGGCGTGGTCGGCGATCCAGGCGATCTGCTCGGGGAAGAGGCGCGGGTTCAGGGTGTGGCAGACCATGCCCAGGCCCATGATGCCGTACCAGGCCTCCATGTGCCGGCCGGTGTTCCAGGCCAGGGTCCCGATGCGGTCGCCGGGCCTCATGCCCAAGGCCAGCAGGGCGTTCGACACCCGCTTGGCGCGGTCGCGCATCTGGCCGTAGGTGGTGCGCACGATCGGCCCCTCGACGGACCGGCTGACCACTTCGCGATCGGCGTGCCAGCGCGCGGCGTGGTCCATGATCTTGTCGAGGGTCAGCGCCCCATGCTGCATCAGCCCATACATCGGCTGTTTCTCTCCCGGTTAATTATCGTTGTTCACTAGAAGCTAGTGGGCCGCGGGTCATTGTGCAACGCAGCGCTGCTTTAGGGCGAGGCGCTTCCCGCCCAGGCGCCGGCCGCGATCATCGGTCGCATCGGGTCTTTAGGCGCTTGCTGCGATTTTAACGCTTTGATCGAGCCCGGGACGACGAGGTTCGTCGTTCGGAGACTTAAGGCTTGGGCTGGCTTAGCGAGACATGGTCCGATGCGCGACTCGACGAAGTCGCGGCCGACACCTATCGGCTGACGCCCACGCGCCTGATCTCGGCGACCCTGGCGGCGGTGATCGTGGGCTTTGGCCTGGGCGCGTCGTTGGCGGTCGGCTGGCTGTCATGCCTTCTGGCGTGCGAGGGCGCGGCCTGGCTGATCACCCGTCGCTTCAAGAGCGGACGCGCGGGGACGCCCCGACTGCGCGCCCTGTTCGCCTGGGCGTCGTTGCCCATCAACGCCACCTGGGCCTGGCTGGGCGCGATGTTGTGGTGGCAGGGGGCGGGCGACACGCGTCTGGGCGCTGTCGCCATCTGGTGCGGCCAGCTGATCTACACCCAGAACTTCCGCCATCAATCGGGACCGCTGGTGGTGCTGACCGGCCTGTCGCCGATGGTCTGCCTGATCGTCTTCCCCTTCGTCTTCCTTGAGGGCTCGGGACCGGAGGTCATCGCCGCGCGCTGGGGCCTGCTGCTGCTGGTGGCCACCTCGGTCAATGTCATGCTGCTGAACCGCGCCGCCGCCCGGCGCATGGACGATCTGACCCGCGGCCTTCGCCAGGAGCGCGAGAAGGCCTTGGAGGCGGCCCGCGCCAAGTCGACCTTCATCGCCGTGGCCAGCCATGAGCTGCGCACGCCGATGAACGGCCTCTTGGGCATGGCCCACGCCCTGCAACGCTCGGATCTGTCGCCGGCCCAGCGCGAGCAGGTCGAGCTGATGATCCGGTCCGGCGACAGCCTGATGCACCTGCTCAACGACGTGCTGGATCTGTCGCGGATCGAGACCGGCCGGATCGAGCTGGCCCCGGCCAACATCAACCCCCGCACCGTCGTGGGCGAGGTCGCCAACGCCTGGCGCGACGCCGCCGCGTTCAAGGGGCTGACCCTTAGCGTCAACATCGCGCCGGACCTGCCGGCGACGATCCTGGCCGACGACCTTCGTATCCGCCAGGTGCT encodes:
- a CDS encoding error-prone DNA polymerase, whose amino-acid sequence is MPRPPAYAELQTTSNFSFLRGASHAEELAIAAEALGLTAVGIADRNSLAGVVRAWTAAKSRKVRVLTGCRLDFMDGTPSLICYPTDREAFARLTRLLTLGQRRAEKGQCHLSWADFLDHSDGQIGLIVPPRTLDEAFERDLARMAGDLSGRSWLAASRAYAAQDLKRLSRLDALGRAAGAPIVATNDVLYHGPERRPLQDVITCVREHCAIHEAGFRLEANAERHLKSAEEMTRLFERWPRAVERTVEIVERIGFDLGQIKEQYPDEPVPPGKSAMQHLTDLTWQGAAWRYPNGVPDKVKAQLAEELRLIAKMDYPNYFITVHDIVGKAREMGILCQGRGSAANSSVCYCLGVTAIDPTEHRLLFTRFISENRGEPPDIDVDFEHERREEVMQYVYERYGREYAAICGTVIHYRPRSAIRDVGKALGLTEDVTSLLAGTVWGSWGDGLPEEHLRNAGLDPQAPEIARAVALATELLKFPRHLSQHVGGFVLTKRRLDETVPIGNAAMKDRTFIEWDKDDIDSLSLMKVDVLALGMLSAIQRAMGMLRQDHGQVWLKDLADIPKEVPGVYDMLCKADSVGVFQVESRAQMSMLPRLKPREFYDLVIEVAIVRPGPIQGDMVHPYLKRKNGIEPVEWPAPSPEHGPPDELKGILGKTFGVPLFQEQAMSLAIEAAKFTPDEADGLRKAMATFRNLGTPAEYRDKFVEGMVRRGYQRDFAERCFKQIEGFGHYGFPESHAASFAKLVYVSAWIKWAWPDVFCAALINSQPMGFYQPAQLVRDAREHGVEVLPPDILASDWDCTLEKGRAYEGFRPRADKIADYKNRQNWKAVRLGFRQIKGLKKADVAVLVHARAEGARTPGEFAQGGVPQRALELLAEADAFAGVGMSRREALWAVKGLKGEHKAPVQAPLLAGLPLFEDKVALPAMAAPQDVAEDYRTTSLSLKAHPIGFYRPMLQRRGVITAERLTTLKDGARVSVAGLVLIRQRPGTAKGVVFVTLEDETGVANAVVWKDRFEADRNLVMTASFLVVHGRVQRAEGVIHVVAEGFTDLSAHLSALRDEPGAPAPRVRQKVSGRLLRSRDFH
- a CDS encoding ATP-binding protein; this encodes MGWLSETWSDARLDEVAADTYRLTPTRLISATLAAVIVGFGLGASLAVGWLSCLLACEGAAWLITRRFKSGRAGTPRLRALFAWASLPINATWAWLGAMLWWQGAGDTRLGAVAIWCGQLIYTQNFRHQSGPLVVLTGLSPMVCLIVFPFVFLEGSGPEVIAARWGLLLLVATSVNVMLLNRAAARRMDDLTRGLRQEREKALEAARAKSTFIAVASHELRTPMNGLLGMAHALQRSDLSPAQREQVELMIRSGDSLMHLLNDVLDLSRIETGRIELAPANINPRTVVGEVANAWRDAAAFKGLTLSVNIAPDLPATILADDLRIRQVLANLVSNAIKFTAVGGVTLDARPVLGPDGRRMVSIAVADSGPGVPDHARERVFDSFTQADETVSRDYGGAGLGLSIARALARRMGGDLTLAPSETGARFVFRFEAAEAVATEAEPADVLEDGPALDEVRVLMAEDNAVNQLVVRAMLEPIGVVLTVVDNGQDALEALGEARYDCVLMDINMPVMDGVTALEAIRAGRVGAKPPPIIALTASAMAGDREHFLALGFDDHLGKPIRPAELVMAIASALDRAPRAGTMRGAA